In a genomic window of Amycolatopsis japonica:
- a CDS encoding cation diffusion facilitator family transporter: protein MSEESGDESTLTVVLAGGVNLAIAVLKLIAGIITGSGAMLSEAAHSVADTITEVLLLTALKRSDRPADRVHPFGYGKERYFWSLLAAVSIFASGAMFALYEGFSTVFGEATEQTDPIVGYIVLAIAFALESVSWFQAVRQVRRDAADSGQKVSVYLRMIDDPAPKTVLFEDSAALIGLLLAFAGIGLHQLTGSHVWDGAASIAIGVLLALVAYVLGRTNRGLLIGRQADPRLVRGVREHLRNAPEIEAVVDLQTMLMGTDQVLVCARVDFDDSLGAADVERACVRMATELTESFGDVTEVFIEPVPRTDAELRAAVLARYGDIAERWDKGQ from the coding sequence GTGAGTGAAGAATCCGGTGACGAAAGCACGCTGACCGTGGTGCTGGCGGGTGGGGTCAACCTCGCCATCGCCGTGCTGAAGCTGATCGCCGGGATCATCACCGGCTCCGGCGCGATGCTGTCGGAGGCCGCGCACTCGGTGGCCGACACGATCACCGAGGTGCTCCTGCTGACCGCGCTGAAACGGTCGGACCGCCCCGCCGACCGAGTCCATCCCTTCGGCTACGGCAAGGAGCGGTACTTCTGGTCGCTGCTCGCCGCGGTGTCGATCTTCGCCTCCGGCGCGATGTTCGCGCTCTACGAAGGCTTTTCGACGGTCTTCGGCGAGGCGACCGAGCAGACCGATCCGATCGTCGGCTACATCGTCCTCGCGATCGCGTTCGCCCTCGAATCCGTCTCCTGGTTCCAGGCCGTGCGGCAGGTGCGCCGCGACGCCGCCGACTCCGGCCAGAAGGTCTCGGTCTACCTGAGGATGATCGACGACCCGGCGCCGAAGACAGTCCTGTTCGAAGACTCGGCCGCGCTGATCGGCCTGCTGCTCGCGTTCGCCGGGATCGGGCTGCACCAGCTCACCGGCTCGCACGTCTGGGACGGCGCGGCGTCGATCGCGATCGGCGTCCTGCTGGCGCTGGTCGCCTACGTACTCGGGCGGACCAACCGCGGCCTGCTGATCGGCAGGCAGGCGGATCCCCGGCTGGTGCGCGGGGTGCGGGAGCACCTGAGGAACGCGCCGGAGATCGAGGCCGTCGTCGACCTGCAGACCATGCTCATGGGCACCGATCAGGTGCTCGTCTGCGCCCGCGTCGACTTCGACGATTCACTCGGCGCGGCGGACGTCGAACGCGCCTGCGTCCGGATGGCGACCGAGCTGACCGAGTCCTTCGGCGACGTCACCGAGGTGTTCATCGAACCGGTCCCGCGCACGGACGCCGAACTGCGCGCGGCCGTGCTGGCCCGCTACGGCGACATCGCCGAACGGTGGGACAAGGGTCAGTAG
- a CDS encoding CAP domain-containing protein — protein sequence MIASASYLMVTDRFQGTALSNLSLSVPDTKGRPGDALAKPPAYFGQTSSPAPEGSGPGSAAPTSSSAAPTSSTAPPSSSSAAAEPPAKSSEAAKPPSSKAPEPPRSQDSSLAGQVIDLVNAERADAGCSPVSNESHLAAAAQGHSDDMSARNYFSHTTPEGVTFDQRIRAAGYDKPGAENIAKGQSNAAKVMDAWMNSEGHRANILNCKLKKIGVGVNTKGMYWTQNFGY from the coding sequence GTGATCGCCAGCGCGAGCTACCTGATGGTGACCGATCGGTTCCAGGGCACCGCGCTGAGCAATCTCTCACTCAGCGTCCCCGACACCAAGGGCAGACCCGGCGACGCCCTCGCGAAGCCGCCCGCCTACTTCGGCCAGACGTCCTCTCCGGCGCCGGAGGGTTCCGGGCCCGGCTCGGCCGCTCCGACGTCGTCCTCGGCGGCTCCCACGTCGTCCACCGCCCCGCCCAGCTCGTCCTCCGCCGCGGCCGAGCCGCCCGCGAAGTCTTCCGAGGCCGCCAAGCCCCCTTCGAGCAAGGCTCCGGAGCCGCCCCGCTCGCAGGACAGCTCGCTCGCCGGGCAGGTCATCGACCTCGTCAACGCCGAGCGCGCCGACGCGGGCTGCTCCCCGGTGAGCAACGAGTCGCATCTCGCCGCCGCCGCGCAGGGCCACAGCGACGACATGTCCGCGCGGAACTACTTCTCGCACACCACGCCGGAAGGCGTCACGTTCGACCAGCGCATCCGGGCCGCCGGCTACGACAAGCCCGGCGCCGAGAACATCGCCAAGGGCCAGTCGAACGCCGCCAAGGTGATGGACGCCTGGATGAACTCCGAGGGCCACCGCGCGAACATCCTGAACTGCAAGCTGAAGAAGATCGGCGTCGGCGTCAACACCAAGGGCATGTACTGGACGCAGAACTTCGGCTACTGA
- a CDS encoding MarR family winged helix-turn-helix transcriptional regulator, producing the protein MSSERAELVERILNGSRALSTETVMFHTAIAELSGLSAVESKVTDYLARFGPQTPKALSQLSGLAPASITALIDRLEGKGIVARKPHPEDRRKVLIEIDAARMNTVAPLWDHLVKSVREACENYTDDELETVIRFLADAAAITHDSTGRLSR; encoded by the coding sequence GTGTCAAGCGAGCGAGCGGAACTGGTCGAGCGGATCCTCAACGGGTCGCGCGCGCTGTCGACGGAGACGGTCATGTTCCACACGGCCATCGCCGAGCTGAGCGGCCTTTCGGCCGTCGAAAGCAAGGTGACCGACTACCTCGCCCGCTTCGGGCCGCAGACGCCGAAGGCTCTTTCGCAGCTCTCGGGGCTCGCGCCGGCGTCGATCACCGCGCTCATCGACAGGCTCGAAGGCAAGGGGATCGTCGCCCGGAAGCCGCATCCCGAAGACCGGCGGAAGGTTCTCATCGAGATCGACGCGGCGAGGATGAACACCGTCGCGCCGCTGTGGGATCACCTGGTGAAGTCGGTCCGCGAGGCCTGCGAGAACTACACGGACGATGAGCTGGAGACCGTGATCCGGTTCCTCGCCGACGCGGCGGCGATCACGCACGACTCCACGGGTCGCCTCAGCCGCTGA
- a CDS encoding FAD-dependent oxidoreductase produces MAKVLIAGGGIAGTITAIALHETGHEPVIHEAYDRTAEGVGAFLTLAVNGLDALAPLGLKSLVKGLGFDTPRIKMHLGDGRELADFALGGQLDDGTVSQTVLRSELYIGLRDEAVRRGIEIRYGKRLADARETRDGVLATFEDGSSAEGDLLIGADGLRSRVRTIIDPKAPSPRYVPLLNTGGLAEGLRLDDEPGVMHMTFGKRLFFAHVVHPDGGVWWFANVPRKREPSPADLTVTTTWREDLIRGLAVDRTPAVEIVRATREIYRPWATYDFPSVPTWRTDRMVIIGDAAHATSPAAGQGAAMAIEDAVTLARCLRDVPSIPKALAVYEGLRRERVEAVVERGKRNGDDKAVGPVGRVIRDFFLTRAFKNPPAEDPNAFMWRHRIDWEAPVG; encoded by the coding sequence ATGGCGAAGGTACTGATCGCCGGCGGGGGTATCGCGGGCACGATCACGGCGATCGCACTGCACGAGACGGGCCACGAGCCGGTGATCCACGAGGCGTACGACCGGACCGCGGAAGGGGTCGGCGCGTTCCTGACCCTGGCGGTGAACGGCCTCGACGCGCTGGCCCCACTGGGACTGAAAAGCCTGGTCAAGGGCTTGGGATTCGATACACCGCGGATCAAGATGCACCTCGGCGACGGACGCGAGCTGGCGGATTTCGCCCTCGGCGGGCAGCTCGACGACGGCACCGTGAGCCAGACGGTGCTGCGCTCCGAGCTCTACATCGGCCTACGCGACGAAGCCGTCAGACGCGGCATCGAGATCCGCTACGGCAAACGTTTGGCCGACGCGCGCGAAACCCGCGACGGCGTCCTCGCGACCTTTGAAGACGGCTCGTCGGCCGAAGGCGACCTGCTGATCGGCGCGGACGGGCTCCGCTCGCGCGTGCGGACGATCATCGACCCGAAGGCGCCGTCACCGCGTTACGTGCCGCTGCTGAACACCGGCGGACTGGCCGAAGGCCTGCGGCTGGACGACGAACCCGGCGTCATGCACATGACGTTCGGCAAGCGGCTGTTCTTCGCCCACGTCGTCCACCCGGACGGGGGTGTCTGGTGGTTCGCGAACGTCCCCCGGAAGCGTGAGCCGTCGCCGGCCGACCTCACCGTGACGACCACCTGGCGCGAGGACCTGATCCGGGGGCTGGCGGTGGACCGCACCCCGGCCGTCGAGATCGTGCGCGCGACGCGCGAGATCTACCGGCCGTGGGCGACCTACGACTTCCCGAGCGTGCCGACCTGGCGGACGGACCGGATGGTCATCATCGGCGACGCCGCGCACGCGACCTCACCCGCGGCCGGGCAGGGCGCCGCGATGGCCATCGAGGACGCCGTCACGCTGGCGCGATGCCTGCGTGACGTGCCCTCGATCCCGAAGGCGCTCGCCGTTTACGAAGGCCTGCGGCGCGAGCGCGTCGAAGCCGTCGTCGAGCGCGGCAAGCGCAACGGCGACGACAAGGCGGTCGGGCCCGTCGGGCGGGTGATCCGGGACTTCTTCCTCACGCGGGCGTTCAAGAACCCACCGGCGGAGGATCCGAACGCCTTCATGTGGCGGCACCGGATCGACTGGGAAGCCCCAGTGGGCTGA
- the dcd gene encoding dCTP deaminase — protein MLLSDRDLRKELDAGRLGVDPFDPTMVQPSSIDVRLDRFFRVFDNSKYTHIDPQLQQDELTSLVEKEGEDPFVLHPGEFVLGSTYETVTLADDLAGRLEGKSSLGRLGLLTHSTAGFIDPGFSGHITLELSNVANLPITLWPGMKIGQLCIFRLSSAAEFPYGSNEAGSRYQGQRGPTPSRAYKNFHRVDTWR, from the coding sequence GTGCTCCTCAGCGACCGTGACCTCCGTAAAGAGCTCGACGCCGGCCGTCTCGGCGTCGACCCGTTCGACCCGACGATGGTCCAGCCGTCGAGCATCGACGTGCGACTCGACCGCTTCTTCCGCGTGTTCGACAACAGCAAGTACACGCATATCGACCCGCAGCTGCAGCAGGACGAGCTGACTTCGCTGGTCGAGAAGGAGGGCGAAGACCCCTTCGTCCTCCACCCCGGCGAGTTCGTCCTCGGCTCCACCTACGAGACCGTCACGCTCGCCGACGACCTCGCCGGCCGCCTGGAGGGCAAGTCCTCCCTCGGCCGCCTCGGCCTGCTGACGCACTCCACCGCGGGCTTCATCGACCCCGGCTTCTCCGGCCACATCACCCTCGAGCTGTCGAACGTGGCGAACCTGCCGATCACGCTCTGGCCGGGTATGAAGATCGGCCAGCTCTGCATCTTCCGCCTGTCCAGCGCGGCGGAGTTCCCGTACGGCTCGAACGAGGCCGGTTCGCGATACCAGGGGCAGCGGGGCCCGACCCCGAGCCGCGCGTACAAGAACTTCCACCGCGTCGACACCTGGAGGTAG
- a CDS encoding oxygenase MpaB family protein has translation MGERLPDPELFRQGGFRVASRLFIEGDIRGDERQVARLRQFAQREDPAADVLVPLLRKSQPEFERALRQGIDSVESPPEALEAFFRDVEATPYWVDRDRLDRGARAITRAGLLGLFPLGDVSLMGGYLASRATKSLVGTGEIEYKAARRLVETATWWIHVTTPGALVPGGRGYESALRVRIVHAHVRAAMNRRKDWDYAAWDRPVNQVQTAGTLLLFSLVYVFGTQLLGLRYSARERADILHLWRYVGWLMGVDEELLPAGEDDAWRLLWLLATTEFIPDDDSKRLAAALMKAHAGIGDGRGALGKVLAHVSVAGHGAISRLLLGKTNADFLELPDDPIAQAAVVAAAGVNFAAETVRRVVPGATALQELIGAAGRRHYLRQVTKVFGLDPTYGRHMKAA, from the coding sequence ATGGGCGAGCGGCTGCCTGACCCCGAACTGTTCCGTCAAGGCGGGTTCCGGGTCGCGTCGAGGCTGTTCATCGAGGGCGACATCAGGGGTGACGAGCGCCAGGTGGCGCGGCTGCGGCAGTTCGCGCAGCGGGAGGATCCGGCGGCCGACGTGCTGGTGCCGCTGCTGCGCAAGAGTCAGCCCGAGTTCGAACGGGCGCTGCGGCAAGGCATCGACAGCGTCGAGAGTCCGCCAGAAGCGCTCGAAGCCTTCTTTCGCGACGTCGAGGCGACGCCGTACTGGGTCGACCGGGACCGCCTTGACCGCGGAGCGCGGGCGATCACGCGTGCCGGGTTGCTCGGGCTCTTCCCTCTTGGCGACGTCTCGTTGATGGGCGGCTATCTCGCTTCGCGCGCTACGAAGTCGCTCGTCGGCACCGGCGAGATCGAGTACAAGGCGGCACGACGTCTCGTCGAGACGGCGACGTGGTGGATCCACGTGACGACACCGGGCGCGCTGGTGCCCGGCGGGCGCGGGTACGAGTCCGCGTTGCGGGTGCGGATCGTGCACGCCCACGTCCGCGCGGCCATGAATCGCCGTAAGGACTGGGATTACGCGGCTTGGGACAGGCCGGTCAACCAGGTCCAGACCGCGGGCACGCTCCTGCTCTTCTCCCTCGTCTACGTCTTCGGCACGCAACTGCTCGGGCTCCGCTACAGCGCCCGCGAGCGCGCCGACATCCTGCATCTTTGGCGCTATGTCGGCTGGCTGATGGGCGTCGACGAGGAACTCCTGCCCGCCGGCGAGGACGACGCCTGGCGGCTGCTGTGGCTGCTCGCGACCACCGAGTTCATTCCCGACGACGATTCCAAACGGCTCGCCGCGGCGCTCATGAAGGCCCACGCCGGGATCGGCGACGGCCGCGGCGCGCTCGGCAAGGTCCTCGCGCACGTGTCGGTCGCGGGGCACGGGGCGATCAGCAGGCTCCTGCTCGGCAAGACCAACGCCGACTTCCTCGAACTGCCCGACGATCCGATCGCCCAGGCGGCCGTGGTCGCGGCGGCCGGGGTCAACTTCGCCGCCGAGACGGTGCGGCGGGTGGTGCCCGGCGCGACGGCGCTCCAGGAGCTGATCGGGGCGGCCGGCCGTCGCCACTATCTACGGCAGGTGACCAAGGTGTTCGGGCTCGACCCGACCTACGGCAGGCACATGAAGGCCGCTTGA
- a CDS encoding YdcF family protein, which yields MTLPDGLRHDVQTLWDYHDMRHELRPADVGIGLGSHDLGVATCAAELFHAGMFPRVVFTGANAPTTVERFPRGEAVHYREHALALGVPDDAILVEPEARNTGDNITLTRKLLESRGLEVGSVVLISRPYQQRRAYATCKKLWPEVDVICASRPLPLNDYVESIGDVDRVINMLVGDTQRITVYAERGFAVRQGIPGSVAEAYDRLVRAGFRRRLLPQDW from the coding sequence ATGACCTTGCCGGATGGCCTCCGCCACGACGTCCAGACGCTCTGGGACTACCACGACATGCGGCACGAACTCCGGCCCGCCGACGTCGGGATCGGACTCGGCAGCCACGATCTCGGCGTCGCCACCTGTGCCGCGGAACTGTTCCACGCCGGGATGTTCCCGCGCGTCGTCTTCACCGGGGCCAACGCGCCGACCACCGTCGAACGCTTCCCGCGCGGCGAGGCGGTGCACTACCGCGAACACGCGCTTGCGTTGGGCGTGCCGGATGACGCCATCTTGGTCGAGCCCGAGGCTCGGAACACCGGGGACAACATCACGCTCACCCGAAAGCTGCTGGAGTCTCGCGGCCTCGAGGTCGGGTCGGTCGTTCTCATCTCTCGGCCGTATCAACAGCGGCGTGCTTACGCGACCTGCAAGAAGCTGTGGCCCGAGGTGGACGTCATCTGCGCTTCGCGGCCGTTGCCGCTGAATGACTACGTCGAGAGCATCGGCGATGTGGACCGGGTGATCAACATGCTTGTCGGTGATACGCAACGGATCACCGTCTATGCGGAACGCGGTTTCGCTGTCCGGCAGGGCATTCCGGGCAGCGTCGCCGAGGCTTACGATCGTTTGGTCCGGGCTGGATTCAGAAGGCGCCTTTTGCCTCAGGACTGGTGA
- a CDS encoding GNAT family N-acetyltransferase, whose product MEIREFTEDDWAQVWPIVREVVRAADTYTYDPNLTEDDARGTWVETPPGRTVVVVEGGRVLGTAKMGPNRGGPGAHVATASFMVDKDVRGKGIGGALCADALDWARERGFAGMQFNAVAESNAAGIRIYERLGFEIVGTVPGAFEHPTLGRIGLHVMYCDFG is encoded by the coding sequence ATGGAAATCCGGGAGTTCACCGAAGACGACTGGGCGCAGGTCTGGCCGATCGTGCGCGAAGTCGTGCGGGCGGCGGACACGTACACCTACGACCCGAACCTCACCGAGGACGACGCCCGCGGCACTTGGGTCGAGACGCCGCCGGGCCGGACGGTGGTCGTGGTCGAGGGCGGCCGCGTGCTCGGCACGGCCAAGATGGGGCCGAACCGCGGCGGGCCCGGGGCCCATGTGGCGACGGCCAGTTTCATGGTGGACAAGGACGTTCGCGGCAAGGGCATCGGTGGCGCGCTGTGTGCGGATGCCCTGGATTGGGCCAGGGAACGGGGTTTCGCGGGGATGCAGTTCAACGCGGTCGCCGAATCGAACGCGGCCGGGATCCGGATCTACGAACGGCTCGGGTTCGAGATCGTCGGCACGGTGCCGGGCGCGTTCGAGCACCCGACGCTGGGGCGCATCGGGTTGCACGTCATGTACTGCGACTTCGGCTGA
- a CDS encoding DUF4279 domain-containing protein, with translation MKVHQYCYFALKSETVSAGEITARLGMEPDEVLVLGSRSAEHRLPRMHAWKVTHRGSEPVDDQIESVIGRLAPVRPEIRRLVDEGVSAVLQVVRYFHHRDGGEEFGWHLSPAVIAFLTEAAAALDVDEYDLSE, from the coding sequence ATGAAGGTCCACCAGTACTGCTACTTCGCCTTGAAGAGCGAAACCGTGTCCGCCGGGGAGATCACCGCGCGGCTCGGCATGGAGCCCGACGAGGTGCTGGTACTGGGTTCGCGGTCCGCCGAACACCGGTTGCCGCGGATGCACGCCTGGAAGGTGACGCATCGCGGTTCGGAACCGGTCGACGACCAGATCGAGAGCGTGATCGGCAGGCTCGCCCCGGTCCGCCCGGAAATCCGGCGGCTGGTGGACGAAGGCGTGAGCGCGGTGCTGCAGGTGGTGCGCTACTTCCATCACCGTGACGGCGGCGAGGAATTCGGCTGGCACCTCTCGCCCGCCGTGATCGCGTTCCTCACCGAAGCGGCGGCCGCGCTCGACGTCGACGAGTACGACCTCAGCGAATGA
- a CDS encoding pyridoxamine 5'-phosphate oxidase family protein has product MKRDQSLIERLARERNAWLCTLRGDGSPHVTPVWFVYLDGVFWIGSGERNVKVRNIDGDPRVSLALEDGDAPAVAEGVARVHRGALREDVLAALAAKYDGWAAGVEIAPFGARVLLEVPVKRWLLEGVAQ; this is encoded by the coding sequence GTGAAACGTGATCAATCGCTTATCGAACGGCTCGCCAGGGAGCGCAACGCCTGGTTGTGCACGCTCCGCGGGGACGGATCGCCGCACGTCACGCCGGTGTGGTTCGTGTATCTCGACGGCGTCTTCTGGATCGGAAGCGGCGAGCGGAACGTGAAGGTGCGCAACATCGACGGCGATCCACGCGTCAGCCTCGCGCTCGAAGACGGCGACGCTCCGGCTGTCGCCGAAGGCGTGGCGCGCGTCCATCGAGGAGCTCTGCGCGAAGACGTCCTTGCGGCCCTGGCGGCGAAGTACGACGGCTGGGCGGCCGGGGTGGAGATCGCCCCGTTCGGCGCCAGGGTGCTGCTGGAAGTCCCCGTTAAGCGGTGGCTGCTCGAGGGTGTCGCCCAATAG
- a CDS encoding GNAT family N-acetyltransferase yields the protein MLTGELIRLRPLEPEDADTLWRWHNDPEVTRWLPADHPESLAQIRERFTHRKPNSFSQVDFAIESLAVGTLIGTCTLRDATPEQGRAELDIYLGEKDHWGGGYGTDAMRTLCRYGFDMMRLHMIALWVVVDNEAAIHIYKKLGFQVDGRHRQSFRGQNGQWHDEYLMSLLEGELR from the coding sequence ATGCTGACCGGTGAACTGATCCGCTTGCGCCCGCTGGAACCCGAGGACGCGGACACGCTGTGGCGCTGGCACAACGACCCGGAGGTCACGCGCTGGCTGCCCGCGGACCACCCGGAATCCCTCGCCCAGATCCGCGAACGCTTCACCCACCGGAAACCCAACAGCTTCAGCCAGGTGGACTTCGCGATCGAGAGCCTCGCCGTCGGCACCTTGATCGGCACCTGCACCCTGCGCGACGCCACCCCGGAGCAGGGCCGCGCGGAACTCGACATCTACCTCGGCGAGAAGGACCACTGGGGCGGCGGCTACGGCACCGACGCCATGCGCACGCTCTGCCGCTACGGCTTCGACATGATGCGGCTGCACATGATCGCGCTGTGGGTCGTGGTCGACAACGAGGCCGCGATCCACATCTACAAGAAGCTCGGGTTCCAGGTGGACGGCAGGCATCGGCAGTCGTTCCGCGGCCAGAACGGCCAGTGGCACGACGAGTACCTGATGAGCCTGCTCGAAGGGGAACTCCGCTAG
- a CDS encoding MmcQ/YjbR family DNA-binding protein, with the protein MTTWEEVVALAGRLPEVEESTSYRTPSLKVAGKNFARLRTEAEGGLMLLCEHAEKEALLASGDPAYFTTPHYDGYGAILVDLEKVEKVQLSELIEAAWRMKAPARLTKGLND; encoded by the coding sequence ATGACGACCTGGGAAGAAGTCGTGGCTCTGGCGGGCAGGTTGCCGGAGGTCGAGGAGTCCACGTCGTACCGCACGCCGTCGCTCAAGGTCGCGGGCAAGAACTTCGCCCGGCTGCGCACCGAGGCCGAGGGCGGGCTGATGCTGCTGTGCGAGCACGCGGAGAAGGAGGCCCTGCTGGCTTCCGGCGACCCCGCGTACTTCACCACGCCGCATTACGACGGCTACGGCGCGATCCTCGTCGACCTCGAGAAGGTGGAGAAGGTGCAATTGAGCGAACTCATCGAGGCGGCCTGGCGGATGAAGGCACCCGCCAGGCTCACGAAAGGACTGAACGACTAG
- a CDS encoding GNAT family N-acetyltransferase: MLLVRRLVPSDLDVFREVRLRALTDTPENYGSIAAAESAQSDEEWLAKLAGDVWFAAFDDGRPVGLVAGRARDDGWILYSMWVAPEARGRGLGTRKLTRHVTVAYRPPFSSGEGQTRKADSSAVRPTMKISTRLAVVAGAALTALAAVAAPASAASATTDVRLITFNDLHGNLEPPSGSSGRVTLPDGKTVNAGGAAYLATHLKKLRGEARNSVVLSAGDSIGASPVISALFHDEPTVELLNRLGVEASVVGNHEFDEGLKELRRMQHGGCHPTDGCQFRESFKGANFPFLGSNVYYENGVPALLPFSIEVSGGVPIGVIGATLKDLPQVVTPEAIKGLKFGEEVQAIDRTAKLLDFFGVKAQVVLLHQGDNSETAGPDECKVKPGAATAIAQKVTSKVDAIFTGHSHQQYNCVINDPEGAPRPVIQGASFGRLLSVVDLKIDRRTRDVVRGETKAHNQIVTRDVTPDADVVKLIDEAKTKAAPIANKAVGTITADLVAKGAASGESPLGDVIADAQLEATKSNGAQIAMTNPGGIRTDFTYASSPAGEGDGVVTYGEAFAVQPFANIMQTITLTGANLKNVLEQQWQANGVVRTLQISKSLKYSYSASAAQGSRVSNLTLDGAPIDPAASYRVSVNNFLAAGGDGFTEFTKGTGLSGGPVDLDALIAYFGAHPGIAPPPADRITVLP; this comes from the coding sequence ATGTTGCTCGTTCGACGGCTCGTCCCCTCGGACCTCGACGTCTTCCGCGAGGTCCGCCTGCGTGCCCTGACGGACACCCCCGAGAACTACGGCTCGATCGCCGCTGCCGAAAGCGCGCAATCCGACGAGGAGTGGCTCGCGAAGCTGGCGGGCGACGTCTGGTTCGCCGCCTTCGACGACGGGCGTCCGGTCGGCCTCGTCGCCGGACGGGCGCGGGACGACGGCTGGATCCTCTACTCGATGTGGGTCGCGCCCGAAGCCCGGGGCCGGGGGCTGGGCACCCGGAAGCTCACGCGCCATGTGACGGTTGCCTATCGTCCTCCTTTTTCCTCTGGTGAAGGTCAAACCCGCAAGGCAGACTCCTCCGCCGTGCGCCCAACAATGAAGATCTCCACCCGCCTGGCCGTCGTCGCCGGTGCCGCGCTGACCGCGCTGGCCGCCGTCGCCGCGCCCGCGTCCGCCGCGTCGGCGACCACCGACGTCCGGCTGATCACGTTCAACGACCTGCACGGCAACCTCGAACCGCCGTCCGGTTCGAGCGGCCGTGTCACGCTGCCCGACGGCAAGACCGTCAACGCGGGCGGCGCCGCCTACCTCGCGACGCACCTGAAGAAGCTTCGCGGCGAAGCGCGCAACTCGGTCGTCCTGTCGGCCGGTGACAGCATCGGCGCGTCGCCGGTGATCTCGGCGCTGTTCCACGACGAGCCGACCGTCGAGCTGCTGAACCGGCTCGGCGTCGAGGCTTCCGTCGTGGGCAACCACGAATTCGACGAGGGCCTCAAGGAGCTCCGCCGGATGCAGCACGGCGGCTGCCATCCCACCGACGGCTGCCAGTTCCGCGAGTCCTTCAAGGGCGCGAACTTCCCCTTCCTCGGGTCCAATGTGTACTACGAGAACGGCGTCCCGGCGTTGCTGCCGTTCAGCATCGAGGTCTCCGGCGGCGTCCCGATCGGCGTCATCGGCGCCACGCTGAAGGATCTGCCGCAGGTCGTCACCCCGGAGGCGATCAAGGGCCTCAAGTTCGGCGAAGAGGTCCAGGCCATCGACCGCACGGCCAAGCTGCTCGACTTCTTCGGGGTCAAGGCGCAGGTCGTGCTGCTGCACCAGGGCGACAACTCCGAGACCGCAGGTCCGGACGAGTGCAAGGTCAAGCCGGGCGCGGCGACCGCGATCGCGCAGAAGGTGACGTCCAAAGTGGACGCCATCTTCACCGGGCACAGCCACCAGCAGTACAACTGCGTGATCAACGATCCCGAGGGCGCCCCGCGTCCGGTGATCCAGGGCGCGTCGTTCGGCCGTCTGCTGTCGGTCGTCGACCTGAAGATCGACCGCCGGACCCGCGACGTCGTCCGTGGCGAGACCAAGGCGCACAACCAGATCGTCACCCGCGACGTCACCCCGGACGCCGACGTGGTGAAGCTGATCGACGAGGCCAAGACCAAGGCCGCGCCGATCGCGAACAAGGCCGTCGGCACCATCACCGCGGATCTGGTCGCCAAGGGCGCGGCGTCCGGTGAGTCGCCGCTGGGCGACGTCATCGCCGACGCCCAGCTCGAAGCCACGAAGTCGAACGGCGCGCAGATCGCGATGACGAACCCGGGCGGTATCCGCACGGACTTCACCTACGCGTCGTCGCCCGCCGGCGAAGGCGACGGTGTCGTGACCTACGGCGAGGCGTTCGCCGTGCAGCCGTTCGCGAACATCATGCAGACGATCACGCTCACCGGCGCGAACCTGAAGAACGTGCTCGAACAGCAGTGGCAGGCCAACGGCGTCGTGCGCACGCTGCAGATCTCGAAGTCGCTGAAGTACTCGTACTCGGCGTCGGCGGCTCAGGGTTCGCGCGTTTCGAACCTGACGCTCGACGGCGCGCCGATCGACCCGGCGGCGTCGTACCGCGTTTCGGTGAACAACTTCCTCGCCGCCGGCGGGGACGGCTTCACCGAGTTCACGAAGGGGACCGGCCTGTCGGGTGGTCCGGTGGACCTGGACGCGCTGATCGCGTACTTCGGGGCGCACCCGGGCATCGCTCCGCCGCCCGCGGACCGGATCACCGTCCTGCCGTAG